A genomic segment from Aegilops tauschii subsp. strangulata cultivar AL8/78 chromosome 1, Aet v6.0, whole genome shotgun sequence encodes:
- the LOC109771320 gene encoding uncharacterized protein isoform X2 produces MVGLEGSALLDEERMDRHGLSDTGGLSCVGGVSLLAPGTAFSTDFSILQELRTEKLFREYLEYREDSFKWAAEELVAACNSPVDLFLQTVPDERLFQEHLFNFVSLREQYSVVVDDADGSKESLADDGSPRFSTEAEIKLIRRKNVCVCSRILFLLHLLVACWVLAMYNCLLLSLH; encoded by the exons ATGGTTGGTCTGGAGGGTTCTGCATTATTAGATG AAGAAAGGATGGACCGCCACGGGTTGAGTGATACTGGAGGGCTTTCTTGTGTGGGTGGCGTATCGTTGCTCGCACCGGGAACTGCCTTCTCTACTGATTTTAGTATTCTTCAGGAGCTCCGCACAGAGAAGTTATTTCGAGAATATTTGGAGTACCGTGAGGATTCATTCAAGTGGGCGGCAGAAGAACTGGTTGCAGCATGCAATTCACCT GTTGATTTGTTTCTCCAGACTGTGCCTGATGAGAGGCTTTTTCAAGAGCACCTTTTCAATTTTGTGTCGTTACGTGAACAG TATTCTGTGGTTGTTGATGATGCTGATGGAAGTAAAGAAAGTTTGGCTGATGATGGATCACCACGTTTCTCGACTGAGGCTGAGATCAAACTCATCCGCCGTAAGAATGTATGTGTTTGCAGCAGAATTTTGTTCCTTTTGCACCTGCTTGTTGCCTGCTGGGTGCTTGCGATGTATAATTGTCTGTTGCTATCACTACATTAA
- the LOC109771320 gene encoding uncharacterized protein isoform X4, giving the protein MVGLEGSALLDEERMDRHGLSDTGGLSCVGGVSLLAPGTAFSTDFSILQELRTEKLFREYLEYREDSFKWAAEELVAACNSPVDLFLQTVPDERLFQEHLFNFVSLREQYSVVVDDADGSKESLADDGSPRFSTEAEIKLIRRKNHKDSLMKRLHGV; this is encoded by the exons ATGGTTGGTCTGGAGGGTTCTGCATTATTAGATG AAGAAAGGATGGACCGCCACGGGTTGAGTGATACTGGAGGGCTTTCTTGTGTGGGTGGCGTATCGTTGCTCGCACCGGGAACTGCCTTCTCTACTGATTTTAGTATTCTTCAGGAGCTCCGCACAGAGAAGTTATTTCGAGAATATTTGGAGTACCGTGAGGATTCATTCAAGTGGGCGGCAGAAGAACTGGTTGCAGCATGCAATTCACCT GTTGATTTGTTTCTCCAGACTGTGCCTGATGAGAGGCTTTTTCAAGAGCACCTTTTCAATTTTGTGTCGTTACGTGAACAG TATTCTGTGGTTGTTGATGATGCTGATGGAAGTAAAGAAAGTTTGGCTGATGATGGATCACCACGTTTCTCGACTGAGGCTGAGATCAAACTCATCCGCCGTAAGAAT